In Microbacterium esteraromaticum, the following proteins share a genomic window:
- a CDS encoding cysteine desulfurase family protein, with amino-acid sequence MRHYLDHAATTALRACARDAWLSASEIVGNASSTHGAGQDARRMLEESRERVAAVLGSDPIEVVFTSGGTESINTALRGMWAARREGAHSIVLPDAEHHATIDTVAALAEEGAEVRAVPVDGLGRIDASAFAGALDGAALATALIANNEVGTINRVADLTADSANAGVPLHLDAVAACGHLPLSFRELRGDAPVGGGLVAMSIAGHKIGAPVGTGALVVARSARMAPLLRGGMQQRGLRAGTQDIAGAAALAAALEEAEAQRESEGIRLAVLRDRLITGIRHAVPSAQLLGDPIDRLPGNAHLLFPGAVGESLLFLLDMAGVSASTGSACQAGVAEPSHVVIAMGRSEHEARSVLRFTLGPSSNRADVDAAIAAIPDAVQRASR; translated from the coding sequence ATGCGGCACTACCTCGACCACGCTGCCACGACGGCGCTGCGCGCCTGCGCGCGCGATGCCTGGCTGTCGGCGTCGGAGATCGTGGGCAACGCGTCGTCGACACATGGTGCAGGGCAGGACGCGCGCCGGATGCTCGAAGAGTCGCGCGAGCGGGTCGCCGCGGTGCTGGGTTCCGATCCGATCGAGGTGGTGTTCACCTCCGGTGGCACCGAGTCGATCAACACGGCCTTGCGGGGTATGTGGGCCGCGAGACGGGAGGGGGCGCACTCGATCGTGCTTCCGGATGCCGAGCACCATGCCACGATCGACACCGTCGCAGCCCTGGCAGAGGAAGGCGCCGAGGTGCGCGCGGTTCCGGTCGACGGGCTCGGACGTATCGACGCCTCCGCCTTCGCCGGTGCTCTGGATGGCGCTGCGCTGGCGACCGCCCTCATCGCGAACAACGAGGTCGGGACCATCAACCGCGTTGCCGACCTCACCGCCGACAGCGCGAATGCCGGCGTGCCTCTGCATCTCGACGCCGTCGCGGCGTGCGGCCATCTGCCGTTGTCGTTCCGAGAACTGCGCGGCGATGCGCCGGTCGGGGGCGGGCTGGTGGCGATGAGCATCGCCGGCCACAAGATCGGTGCTCCCGTCGGCACCGGCGCCCTGGTCGTGGCGCGCAGCGCTCGAATGGCTCCGCTGCTGCGTGGCGGAATGCAGCAGCGAGGGCTTCGCGCCGGCACGCAGGACATCGCGGGCGCTGCGGCCCTCGCCGCAGCGCTGGAGGAGGCGGAAGCGCAACGCGAAAGCGAGGGCATCCGGCTCGCAGTCCTGCGGGATCGGCTCATCACCGGCATCCGCCACGCCGTCCCGTCTGCTCAGCTGCTCGGCGATCCGATCGACAGACTGCCCGGCAATGCGCATCTGCTCTTCCCTGGTGCGGTGGGAGAGAGCCTTCTCTTCCTGCTCGACATGGCAGGGGTGTCGGCCTCGACAGGGTCGGCGTGCCAGGCGGGCGTCGCCGAGCCGTCGCACGTCGTGATCGCGATGGGACGCAGCGAGCATGAGGCCCGCAGCGTTCTGCGCTTCACGCTGGGCCCGTCATCGAACCGAGCAGATGTCGACGCGGCGATCGCCGCGATCCCGGATGCTGTGCAGCGGGCCTCACGCTGA
- the mnmA gene encoding tRNA 2-thiouridine(34) synthase MnmA has product MRVLAAMSGGVDSAVAAARAVDAGHDVVGVHLALSRAGGTLRTGSRGCCTIEDALDARRVADLLGIPFYVWDFSERFRDDVIDDFISEYKAGRTPNPCLRCNEKIKFAALLERAIELGFDAVCTGHYATLVDGSGGLELHRASDAAKDQSYVLGVLNAEQLAHTYFPLGDTPSKALVRAEAAERGITVAQKPDSHDICFIPDGDTRGWLAEKVGTATGDIVDRNGEVVGSHEGAHAFTVGQRRGLRLGVPAADGKPRFVLEVRPVSNTVVVGPKEALAIAEIAGERFSWAGAAPEASEFACEVQIRAHAEPVPARASVTDDGVRVVPEVALDGVAPGQSAVIYVGTRVLGQFTIDTTVSAVPVDA; this is encoded by the coding sequence ATGCGAGTTCTGGCGGCGATGAGCGGTGGCGTCGATTCCGCGGTGGCGGCGGCGCGTGCCGTCGACGCCGGCCACGACGTCGTCGGCGTGCATCTCGCGCTGTCGAGGGCGGGCGGCACTCTGCGCACGGGCAGCAGAGGATGCTGCACGATCGAGGACGCGCTGGACGCGAGGCGCGTGGCCGACCTGCTCGGCATCCCCTTCTACGTCTGGGACTTCTCGGAGCGCTTCCGCGACGACGTCATCGACGACTTCATCTCGGAGTACAAGGCCGGCCGCACGCCCAACCCGTGCCTGCGCTGCAACGAGAAGATCAAGTTCGCCGCTCTCCTCGAGCGCGCCATCGAGCTCGGCTTCGACGCCGTCTGCACCGGCCACTACGCAACGCTCGTCGACGGCTCGGGGGGTCTCGAGCTGCACAGGGCATCAGACGCCGCGAAGGACCAGTCGTACGTGCTCGGCGTCCTGAACGCCGAGCAGCTCGCGCATACGTACTTCCCCCTCGGTGACACGCCCTCCAAGGCGCTGGTGCGCGCAGAAGCGGCCGAGCGGGGCATCACTGTCGCCCAGAAGCCGGACAGCCATGACATCTGCTTCATCCCTGACGGCGACACACGCGGCTGGCTGGCGGAGAAGGTGGGCACCGCGACGGGCGACATCGTCGACCGCAACGGCGAGGTCGTGGGATCGCACGAGGGTGCGCATGCATTCACCGTGGGACAGCGGCGAGGTCTGCGGCTCGGCGTGCCCGCAGCCGACGGGAAGCCGCGCTTCGTGCTCGAAGTCCGCCCGGTGTCGAACACGGTCGTCGTCGGCCCCAAGGAGGCGCTCGCGATCGCGGAGATCGCGGGGGAGCGGTTCTCGTGGGCAGGTGCGGCTCCCGAGGCATCAGAGTTCGCGTGCGAGGTGCAGATCCGCGCCCATGCCGAGCCCGTTCCCGCTCGCGCGTCCGTGACGGACGACGGCGTGCGCGTCGTGCCGGAGGTCGCGCTCGACGGGGTCGCCCCGGGACAGAGCGCCGTGATCTACGTCGGCACGCGCGTGCTCGGGCAGTTCACCATCGACACCACCGTGTCAGCAGTGCCCGTCGACGCCTGA
- the ligA gene encoding NAD-dependent DNA ligase LigA, with amino-acid sequence MPENISLTDARTEAEELTTRILEAKDAYYGRDTSLVDDATYDGWMRRLEELERLHPELQGQDSPTQMVGAAEATGLATIEHAERMLSLDNVFSIDELREWASKTRASAGRDVAWLTELKIDGLAINLRYENGVLTSAATRGDGRVGEIVTENALRLADIPERLVGEGHPEIVEVRGEVFIPVAAFERLNAAQASFRDRVLADARERWETRAGAKKPFDEEKARTAAARRFPAFANPRNAASGGLRQQIDKKSGLELEAGLLRIESLSLYVHGIGAWTNPPVAAQSEVYELLSEWGLPTSPHTRVCRTVDEVEEFVAYFGEHRHSIEHELDGIVVKVDELALHDELGTTSRAPRWAIAYKYPPEEVQTRLLDIVVSVGRTGRATPFAVMEPAHVAGSVVRQATLHNKDVVKAKGVLIGDTVVLRKAGDVIPEVLGPVVEKRDGSEREFVMPEACPECGTTLRPMKEGDIDLRCPNARSCPAQVRGRVEHVGSRGALDIEALGEVTAAALTQPSSPAVPPLETEAGLFDLTLEQIVPIEVIVRDSETGLPKEDDDGVVKTRAPFRRNPTAAEKKQGLEGPQPSSQAVKLLAELEKAKTKELWRLLVSLNIRHVGPVAARALAQWFGSLEAIRAASRDELAAVEGVGGIIADSLLSWFEIDWHQDIVEQWSEAGVQWATPGHPGPGAATAEGGVLDGLTVVATGSLDGYTREGAQEAIIKAGGKAASSVSKKTDFVAAGPGAGSKLAKAEDLGIRILDAEQFHILVTQGPGALDA; translated from the coding sequence GTGCCTGAGAACATCTCGCTGACCGACGCCCGTACTGAAGCCGAAGAGCTCACGACTCGCATCCTCGAGGCGAAGGACGCGTACTACGGACGCGACACGTCTCTGGTCGACGACGCGACCTACGACGGGTGGATGCGCCGCCTCGAAGAGCTCGAGCGGCTTCATCCCGAGCTGCAGGGGCAGGACTCACCCACGCAGATGGTCGGCGCCGCCGAGGCGACCGGGCTCGCGACCATCGAGCACGCGGAGCGCATGCTGAGTCTCGACAATGTGTTCTCGATCGACGAGCTCCGAGAGTGGGCGTCGAAGACCAGAGCGTCAGCCGGGCGTGACGTCGCCTGGCTCACCGAGCTCAAGATCGACGGTCTCGCGATCAACCTGCGATACGAGAACGGGGTGCTGACCTCTGCGGCGACCCGCGGCGACGGTCGAGTGGGCGAGATCGTCACCGAGAACGCGTTGCGCCTCGCCGACATCCCCGAGCGCCTCGTCGGCGAGGGTCATCCGGAGATCGTCGAGGTGCGCGGCGAGGTGTTCATCCCGGTCGCCGCATTCGAACGGCTCAACGCGGCGCAGGCCTCGTTCCGCGACCGAGTGCTCGCTGACGCACGCGAGCGCTGGGAGACGCGCGCCGGTGCGAAGAAGCCGTTCGACGAAGAGAAGGCGCGCACCGCAGCCGCCAGACGGTTCCCTGCATTCGCCAACCCCCGCAACGCTGCGAGCGGTGGCCTTCGCCAGCAGATCGACAAGAAGAGCGGACTCGAGCTCGAGGCCGGGTTGCTGCGCATCGAGTCGCTGTCCCTGTACGTGCACGGCATCGGCGCCTGGACGAACCCTCCGGTGGCCGCCCAGAGCGAGGTCTACGAGCTTCTGTCGGAGTGGGGTCTTCCCACCAGCCCTCACACCAGGGTCTGCCGCACCGTCGACGAGGTCGAGGAGTTCGTCGCCTACTTCGGCGAGCACCGTCACTCGATCGAGCATGAGCTCGACGGCATCGTCGTGAAGGTCGACGAGCTGGCCCTGCACGACGAACTCGGCACCACGAGCCGCGCACCCCGGTGGGCCATCGCGTACAAGTACCCACCAGAAGAGGTGCAGACGCGTCTGCTCGACATCGTCGTATCGGTCGGGCGCACGGGACGGGCGACACCGTTCGCGGTGATGGAGCCTGCCCATGTCGCGGGGTCGGTCGTGCGCCAGGCGACCCTGCACAACAAGGACGTGGTCAAGGCCAAAGGCGTGCTGATCGGAGACACCGTCGTGCTGCGCAAGGCGGGCGACGTGATCCCCGAGGTGCTCGGTCCCGTGGTCGAGAAGCGCGACGGCAGCGAGAGAGAGTTCGTCATGCCGGAGGCGTGCCCTGAGTGCGGCACGACGCTGCGACCGATGAAAGAGGGCGACATCGATCTGCGCTGTCCGAACGCGCGCTCGTGCCCCGCGCAGGTGCGCGGCCGCGTCGAGCACGTGGGGTCCCGCGGTGCGCTCGACATCGAGGCGCTCGGTGAGGTCACCGCTGCGGCGCTCACGCAGCCGAGCAGCCCAGCCGTTCCGCCCCTCGAGACCGAGGCCGGCCTGTTCGATCTCACCCTCGAGCAGATCGTCCCCATCGAGGTCATCGTCCGCGACTCCGAGACGGGACTGCCGAAGGAAGACGATGACGGCGTGGTCAAGACCCGCGCACCGTTCCGCCGCAATCCCACAGCGGCAGAGAAGAAGCAGGGGCTCGAGGGGCCGCAGCCCTCATCGCAGGCGGTCAAGCTGCTGGCCGAGCTGGAGAAGGCGAAGACGAAAGAGCTCTGGCGGCTGCTGGTGTCGTTGAACATCCGTCACGTCGGGCCGGTCGCCGCTCGCGCGTTGGCGCAGTGGTTCGGCTCGCTCGAGGCCATTCGCGCGGCGAGCCGCGACGAGCTCGCCGCGGTGGAAGGGGTCGGCGGCATCATCGCCGACTCGCTGCTCAGCTGGTTCGAGATCGACTGGCATCAGGACATCGTGGAGCAGTGGTCCGAGGCCGGTGTGCAGTGGGCGACGCCTGGGCATCCGGGTCCCGGCGCTGCCACAGCCGAAGGTGGTGTGCTCGACGGTCTCACGGTGGTCGCGACCGGAAGCCTCGACGGTTACACCCGTGAGGGTGCGCAGGAGGCGATCATCAAAGCCGGCGGCAAGGCCGCGTCGTCAGTCTCGAAGAAGACCGACTTCGTCGCCGCGGGCCCTGGTGCCGGATCCAAGCTGGCGAAGGCCGAGGACCTCGGGATCCGGATCCTGGACGCCGAGCAGTTCCACATCCTCGTCACGCAGGGCCCGGGCGCGCTCGACGCGTGA
- a CDS encoding DEAD/DEAH box helicase, which translates to MTADDIAPATDAPQTAEESVTPPGFEELGITGSLLKAIKDLGYETPSPIQAATIPTLLQGRDVVGMAQTGTGKTAAFALPVLERLEPGQKTPQALVLAPTRELALQVCEAFEAYATKMKGVHVLPVYGGQGYGVQLSALRRGVDVVVGTPGRIMDHLAKGTLDLSDLKYLVLDEADEMLKMGFAEDVEQILAQTPEEKQVALFSATMPASIRRLAQQYLRDPEEITVKSKTATNTNITQRYLVVSYAQKVDALTRILEIENFDGMIIFVRTKNETETLAEKLRARGYSAAAINGDVPQVQRERSVNQLKDGKLDILVATDVAARGLDVERISHVVNFDIPTDTESYVHRIGRTGRAGRTGDAISFITPRERYLLKHIEKATRQAPAQMQLPTTEDVNTTRLARFDDAITSALEETRRIEAFRDIIAHYVRNHDVPEADVAAALAVVAQGDTPLLLDPENDELSRAVERDNRPPRERSDRSADRGERAPRERRGRGDYTPYRIEVGRRHRVEPRQIVGALANEGGLGRDDFGAIAIKPDFSIVELPVNMDPSVLDKLRDTRISGKLIEIRPDRGVPNRRAPRDDRAGHDRGGRDDRGGRGYSRDDRGARPDRSSGYSRDDRGDRKPRHKS; encoded by the coding sequence GTGACTGCCGACGACATCGCCCCTGCCACCGACGCACCCCAGACCGCTGAAGAGAGCGTGACGCCTCCCGGATTCGAGGAGCTGGGCATCACAGGCTCGCTGCTCAAGGCGATCAAGGATCTCGGCTACGAGACCCCTTCGCCGATCCAGGCCGCAACGATCCCCACGCTGCTGCAGGGCCGGGACGTGGTCGGCATGGCGCAGACGGGCACCGGCAAGACCGCGGCGTTCGCGCTGCCCGTGCTCGAGCGTCTGGAGCCAGGTCAGAAGACCCCGCAGGCCCTCGTGCTCGCGCCGACCCGCGAGCTGGCTCTGCAGGTGTGCGAGGCGTTCGAGGCGTACGCGACGAAGATGAAGGGCGTGCACGTGCTGCCCGTCTACGGCGGCCAGGGCTACGGGGTGCAGCTGTCGGCGCTGCGCCGCGGCGTGGATGTCGTGGTCGGCACCCCCGGGCGCATCATGGACCACCTGGCCAAGGGCACGCTCGACCTCTCCGACCTCAAGTACCTCGTGCTCGACGAGGCCGACGAGATGCTGAAGATGGGCTTTGCCGAGGACGTCGAGCAGATTCTCGCTCAGACTCCGGAGGAGAAGCAGGTCGCCCTGTTCTCCGCGACGATGCCCGCCAGCATCCGCCGGCTCGCGCAGCAGTACCTGCGCGACCCGGAGGAGATCACGGTCAAGTCCAAGACCGCCACGAACACCAACATCACCCAGCGCTACCTCGTCGTCTCGTACGCGCAGAAGGTCGATGCCCTGACTCGCATCCTCGAGATCGAGAACTTCGACGGGATGATCATCTTCGTCCGCACGAAGAACGAGACCGAGACCCTCGCCGAGAAGCTCCGCGCCCGCGGCTACTCGGCGGCGGCGATCAACGGCGACGTGCCGCAGGTGCAGCGCGAGCGCAGTGTGAACCAGCTGAAGGACGGCAAGCTCGACATCCTCGTCGCCACTGACGTCGCCGCGCGCGGTCTCGACGTCGAGCGCATCAGCCATGTCGTGAACTTCGACATCCCGACCGACACCGAGTCGTACGTGCACCGCATCGGCCGAACGGGTCGCGCCGGCCGCACGGGCGACGCGATCAGCTTCATCACTCCTCGTGAGCGCTACCTGCTCAAGCACATCGAGAAGGCGACGCGTCAGGCTCCTGCCCAGATGCAGCTGCCCACCACCGAGGACGTCAACACCACGCGTCTCGCGCGTTTCGACGACGCCATCACCTCTGCCCTCGAAGAGACTCGTCGCATCGAGGCGTTCCGCGACATCATCGCCCATTACGTGCGCAACCACGACGTGCCCGAGGCCGATGTGGCTGCGGCTCTGGCCGTCGTGGCGCAGGGTGACACTCCCCTGCTGCTCGACCCCGAGAACGACGAGCTGTCGCGAGCTGTCGAACGCGACAACCGTCCTCCTCGCGAGCGCAGCGATCGCTCGGCCGATCGAGGCGAGCGTGCACCGCGTGAGCGCCGTGGACGCGGTGACTACACGCCGTACCGCATCGAGGTCGGCCGCCGCCACCGCGTCGAGCCGCGCCAGATCGTCGGCGCGTTGGCGAACGAGGGCGGGCTCGGCCGCGACGACTTCGGCGCGATCGCCATCAAGCCCGACTTCTCGATCGTCGAGCTCCCGGTGAACATGGATCCGTCGGTGCTCGACAAGCTCCGCGACACCCGCATCTCGGGCAAGCTGATCGAGATCCGCCCTGACCGCGGCGTGCCCAACCGGCGCGCACCTCGCGACGACCGTGCCGGCCACGACAGGGGCGGCCGGGACGACCGCGGGGGCCGTGGCTACTCGCGCGACGATCGCGGCGCACGCCCCGACCGCAGCAGCGGATACTCGCGCGATGATCGCGGTGACCGCAAGCCTCGTCACAAGAGCTGA
- a CDS encoding long-chain-fatty-acid--CoA ligase, protein MTEFVPPRPWTASYADGVPENLPEVTGSLVDIVEASVRDYPDAPALQFFGRETTYREMQDAIERAAAGLRDLGVGAGDPVAIVLPNCPQHIIAFYAVLRLGAVVVEHNPLYTARELRKQFEDHGAKHAIVWSKVVETVQAFPADLALTSLISVDVTKAMPVMTQLMLKLPIAKARESREALTAKVRGAISWESLLASTPLPATHRRPGTDDLAIIQYTSGTTGTPKGASLTHRNLLANAAQAQAWVPSITRGNGCVVYAVLPMFHAYGLTLCLTFAMSMGARLVLFPKFDPDLVLEVTKKHPATFLPLVPPIAERLLSAANEKGVSLAGTEVAISGAMALAHELVVPFEEASGGFLVEGYGLSECSPVLMANPVAGNRVAGTVGLPLPGTECRVVDPENPTVDVPAGSAGELIVRGPQVFSGYYGKPEETEAVFVDGWFRTGDIVTIDEGGFVRIVDRIKELIITGGFNVAPTEVEGALRQHPDVVDAAVVGLPSDHSGEEVVAAIVVEDGKDVDVEAIREFARGILTPYKVPRRLFVVDELPTSLIGKVLRRQVKERLLALTSGS, encoded by the coding sequence GTGACCGAGTTCGTTCCCCCTCGCCCATGGACCGCAAGCTACGCCGACGGGGTTCCGGAGAATCTGCCCGAGGTGACCGGTTCGCTGGTCGACATCGTCGAGGCATCGGTGCGCGACTACCCGGATGCCCCCGCGCTGCAGTTCTTCGGTCGCGAGACGACCTACCGCGAGATGCAGGATGCCATCGAGCGCGCAGCCGCGGGACTGCGAGACCTCGGCGTCGGCGCCGGCGATCCCGTCGCGATCGTGCTGCCGAACTGCCCGCAGCACATCATCGCGTTCTACGCCGTGCTGCGGCTCGGCGCGGTCGTCGTCGAGCACAACCCGCTCTACACCGCACGCGAGCTGCGCAAGCAGTTCGAGGATCACGGGGCGAAGCACGCGATCGTCTGGAGCAAGGTCGTCGAGACCGTGCAGGCGTTCCCCGCCGACCTGGCGCTGACGAGCCTCATCTCCGTGGACGTGACGAAGGCGATGCCGGTCATGACGCAGCTCATGCTGAAGCTGCCCATAGCCAAGGCGAGAGAGTCCCGCGAAGCGCTCACGGCGAAGGTTCGCGGCGCGATCAGCTGGGAATCGCTGCTGGCATCCACTCCCCTGCCTGCCACGCACCGGCGGCCGGGCACCGACGACCTCGCGATCATCCAGTACACCTCCGGCACCACGGGAACGCCGAAGGGCGCTTCCCTCACCCACCGCAACCTGCTCGCCAACGCGGCACAGGCACAGGCATGGGTGCCGTCGATCACCCGAGGCAACGGCTGCGTCGTCTACGCCGTGCTGCCGATGTTCCACGCGTACGGCCTCACCCTCTGCCTCACGTTCGCCATGTCGATGGGAGCGCGTCTCGTCCTCTTCCCGAAGTTCGACCCCGATCTCGTGCTCGAGGTCACGAAGAAGCACCCGGCGACCTTCCTGCCGCTCGTGCCGCCGATCGCCGAGCGGCTGCTGTCGGCGGCGAACGAGAAGGGGGTTTCGCTCGCCGGCACCGAGGTCGCGATATCGGGTGCGATGGCGCTCGCGCACGAGCTGGTGGTCCCCTTCGAAGAGGCGTCAGGCGGCTTCCTCGTCGAGGGGTACGGTCTGAGCGAGTGCTCCCCCGTGCTGATGGCGAATCCGGTTGCGGGCAACCGCGTCGCCGGAACGGTCGGTCTGCCGCTGCCCGGCACGGAGTGCCGCGTCGTCGACCCTGAGAACCCGACCGTCGACGTGCCGGCGGGTTCGGCGGGCGAACTGATCGTTCGCGGCCCCCAGGTGTTCTCCGGCTACTACGGCAAGCCCGAAGAGACCGAGGCGGTCTTCGTCGACGGCTGGTTCCGCACCGGCGACATCGTCACGATCGACGAAGGCGGCTTCGTGCGCATCGTCGACCGCATCAAGGAGCTCATCATCACTGGTGGCTTCAACGTGGCGCCGACCGAGGTAGAGGGCGCTCTGCGCCAGCATCCGGACGTCGTCGACGCAGCCGTCGTCGGCCTGCCCAGCGACCACTCCGGCGAGGAGGTCGTCGCAGCGATCGTCGTGGAGGACGGCAAGGACGTCGACGTCGAGGCGATCCGCGAGTTCGCCCGGGGCATCCTCACGCCGTACAAGGTTCCCCGTCGTCTGTTCGTCGTGGACGAGCTGCCCACGTCGCTGATCGGCAAGGTGCTGCGCCGCCAGGTGAAGGAGCGCCTGCTGGCGCTGACCTCGGGAAGCTGA
- the gatC gene encoding Asp-tRNA(Asn)/Glu-tRNA(Gln) amidotransferase subunit GatC, which yields MSEITPDLVRHLGVLARIQLSDDEVTQLTGQLDAIVDNIAKVSEVATPDVVATSHPIAMSNVFRPDEVGQTLTLEQTLQNAPDAADGRFRVTAILGEEQ from the coding sequence GTGTCTGAAATCACCCCTGATCTTGTGCGCCATCTCGGCGTGCTCGCGCGCATCCAGCTGTCCGACGACGAGGTGACTCAGCTGACAGGTCAGCTCGATGCCATCGTCGACAACATCGCCAAGGTGTCGGAGGTCGCGACGCCCGACGTCGTGGCGACCAGCCACCCGATCGCGATGAGCAACGTCTTCCGACCCGACGAGGTCGGACAGACGCTGACCCTCGAGCAGACCCTGCAGAACGCGCCGGACGCCGCCGACGGCCGCTTCCGCGTCACCGCGATCCTGGGAGAAGAGCAGTGA
- the gatA gene encoding Asp-tRNA(Asn)/Glu-tRNA(Gln) amidotransferase subunit GatA — protein MSDIIRLTAADLGEKIAAGEISSVEATQAHLDRIATVDGDVHAFLHVSEHALSAAADIDARRAAGEQLGPIAGVPLAVKDVLVTTDMPSTSGSKILEGYMSPFDATVVARSRAAGLIPLGKTNMDEFAMGSSTEHSAYGPTRNPWDLDRIPGGSGGGSAAAVAAFEAPLALGSDTGGSIRQPAHVTGTVGIKPTYGGVSRYGAIALASSLDQVGPVTRTVLDAGLLHDVIGGHDPKDSTSLAKQWPSFAEAAREGASGQVLKGLKVGVIKELPDSGFQEGVVASFRESLAMMEAQGAEIVEISAPHFEYGVAAYYLILPAEASSNLAKFDSVRFGLRVTPEGGATVEDVMSATRQAGFGPEVKRRIILGTYALSAGHYDAYYGSAQKVRTLIQRDFDQAFAQVDVIATPSAPTTAFKIGEKIDDPLQMYLNDLTTIPANLAGVPGISIPSGLAAEDGLPVGIQFLAPAHEDARLYRVGAALEAALVDSWGAPLLARAPQLLGGTR, from the coding sequence GTGAGCGACATCATCCGGCTGACCGCCGCCGATCTGGGCGAGAAGATCGCCGCCGGTGAGATCTCGAGTGTCGAGGCGACTCAGGCTCACCTCGATCGGATCGCCACCGTCGACGGCGACGTGCACGCCTTCCTGCACGTGAGCGAGCACGCGCTCTCCGCAGCCGCCGACATCGATGCCCGGCGTGCGGCGGGGGAGCAGCTCGGCCCGATCGCGGGCGTTCCGCTCGCGGTCAAGGACGTGCTGGTAACCACCGACATGCCCTCCACGAGCGGATCGAAGATCCTCGAGGGCTACATGTCGCCCTTCGACGCCACGGTCGTCGCTCGCTCGCGAGCCGCAGGGCTGATCCCCCTCGGCAAGACCAACATGGATGAGTTCGCCATGGGCTCGTCGACCGAGCACTCCGCCTACGGGCCGACGCGCAACCCTTGGGATCTCGACCGCATCCCCGGTGGCTCGGGAGGAGGGTCCGCCGCGGCTGTGGCTGCGTTCGAGGCGCCTCTCGCGCTCGGCTCCGACACCGGCGGCTCGATCCGCCAGCCTGCGCACGTGACGGGCACCGTCGGCATCAAGCCCACCTACGGCGGCGTCAGCCGCTACGGCGCGATCGCGCTGGCATCTAGCCTCGACCAGGTCGGTCCCGTAACCCGCACCGTGCTCGACGCCGGTCTGCTGCACGACGTGATCGGCGGGCACGACCCGAAGGACTCGACGTCGCTCGCGAAGCAGTGGCCGTCGTTCGCGGAGGCCGCGCGCGAGGGCGCAAGCGGGCAGGTGCTCAAGGGGCTCAAGGTCGGCGTCATCAAGGAGCTGCCGGACTCGGGCTTCCAGGAGGGCGTCGTCGCGTCGTTCCGCGAGTCGCTCGCGATGATGGAGGCGCAGGGGGCCGAGATCGTCGAGATCTCGGCGCCGCACTTCGAGTACGGAGTCGCCGCCTACTACCTCATCCTTCCCGCCGAGGCCTCCAGCAACCTCGCGAAGTTCGACTCGGTGCGCTTCGGGCTGCGGGTCACACCCGAGGGCGGCGCGACCGTCGAGGACGTCATGTCGGCGACCCGTCAGGCCGGGTTCGGGCCCGAGGTCAAGCGACGCATCATCCTCGGCACGTACGCCCTCTCGGCGGGACACTACGACGCCTACTACGGCAGCGCGCAGAAGGTGCGCACGCTCATCCAGCGGGACTTCGATCAGGCGTTCGCGCAGGTCGACGTCATCGCCACGCCGTCCGCGCCGACCACGGCGTTCAAGATCGGCGAGAAGATCGACGACCCGCTGCAGATGTATCTCAACGACCTGACCACGATCCCGGCGAACCTCGCCGGAGTCCCGGGCATCTCGATCCCGTCCGGCCTCGCGGCCGAGGACGGGCTCCCGGTCGGCATCCAGTTCCTCGCGCCCGCGCACGAGGACGCTCGTCTGTATCG